A single window of Paenibacillus sp. FSL H8-0537 DNA harbors:
- a CDS encoding glycosyl hydrolase — translation MAERLRHVLAGEEENYIMPLLWQRGEEEGQIREEMERIYASGIKAVIVESRPHPDMLGPGWWRDIDIIMDEARSRGMKVWFFDDDHFPTGHAAGKLKEAPAELRRTYLAERHIDAVGPAPQASFLLHTLLQPGDRLVAAVAVKREGKPSVDAAEQLSGFIELTASVQNNVLYWDIPAGFWRIFVLIETAEGAEEAKRNYINPIVPESTQVLIDAIYEGYYERYRDDFGKTLAGFFSDEPGFYNDKTTFDFNSRLGKKGIVLPWRHDMLELLSAEFGQPVAALLPLLWYEGGEQTEALRYTFMNTVSKLYAEHFCGKLGDWCRERGVEYIGHIIEDNNVHARLGCGPGHFFRSMWGQDMAGIDVVLHQIMPGFDEVPFTWIAGETDSEFFHYALAKLGSSLAHIDPKKKGRAMCEVFGAYGWSEGLKLMKWLTDHMLVRGINYFVPHAFSQKEFPDADCPPHLYARGENPQYRYYRQLNDYTNRISHLLNGGRHYATAAVLYHADAEWSGAEAMLIQKPIKALMQAQIDCDIIPFDILASGAFAVKDGELLVAKEEYQCLIVPYAEALPAVLMEQLAELAEAGLKVLFVDGLPARTIEGGGEAVELKRLKALEHAAIVPLAELAATLRYEGMYDIETADAAPYLRYYHYGHPDSDVYFFFNEHPYETVDTDVSFQTSARMMIYNAFDNQLSEASVEQADGVNRLRVRLSAYETLIVLSGEALPQLAVQTLPDCTACVPVELTGEWTVATSGALQYPVFESYGNLSELENINAPHLLPDFTGTIRYELSFDWNGEGEPLYLDLGAAFETAEASVNGVKLGTAIAPPYRFAAGANVQPGTNQLVIEVTNTLGKQQKDFFSRFMQQEPGGLIGPVQLLVKSKD, via the coding sequence ATGGCTGAACGCTTACGTCATGTATTGGCAGGCGAAGAAGAAAACTATATTATGCCTCTTCTGTGGCAGCGCGGCGAAGAGGAAGGACAGATCCGCGAGGAAATGGAGCGAATCTATGCTTCAGGGATCAAGGCGGTCATCGTGGAATCGCGTCCCCATCCGGATATGCTTGGTCCCGGCTGGTGGCGGGATATCGATATCATTATGGACGAGGCTCGCAGCCGAGGCATGAAGGTGTGGTTTTTCGATGACGACCATTTTCCGACGGGACATGCGGCAGGCAAGCTGAAGGAAGCTCCAGCCGAGCTGCGCAGAACGTATTTGGCGGAGCGGCATATTGATGCTGTCGGCCCGGCTCCGCAAGCCTCCTTCCTGCTCCATACGCTGCTCCAGCCGGGCGATAGGTTAGTTGCGGCTGTTGCGGTTAAGCGTGAAGGTAAGCCGAGTGTTGATGCGGCTGAACAGCTTAGCGGATTTATTGAGCTGACAGCCAGTGTGCAAAATAATGTGCTTTACTGGGATATTCCCGCAGGCTTTTGGCGCATTTTCGTCCTAATTGAGACAGCGGAAGGCGCGGAGGAAGCGAAACGGAACTATATTAATCCGATTGTACCGGAGTCAACGCAAGTATTAATCGACGCGATTTATGAGGGTTATTACGAGCGGTATCGGGACGACTTTGGCAAAACGCTCGCTGGTTTTTTCTCCGATGAGCCGGGCTTCTACAACGATAAAACGACGTTTGACTTCAACTCCAGACTAGGGAAAAAGGGCATCGTTCTGCCGTGGCGCCACGATATGCTGGAGCTGCTGTCCGCCGAGTTCGGACAGCCTGTTGCGGCATTGCTGCCGCTGCTGTGGTACGAGGGCGGCGAGCAGACGGAAGCGCTGCGCTATACGTTTATGAATACGGTCAGCAAGCTGTATGCCGAGCATTTCTGCGGCAAGCTGGGCGATTGGTGCCGCGAGCGCGGCGTCGAGTATATCGGACATATCATTGAGGATAACAATGTGCATGCGCGGCTCGGCTGTGGGCCGGGACATTTCTTCCGCTCGATGTGGGGGCAGGATATGGCTGGCATTGACGTCGTGCTGCATCAAATTATGCCAGGCTTTGACGAGGTGCCATTTACTTGGATTGCCGGAGAAACGGACAGCGAGTTTTTTCATTATGCCCTAGCGAAGCTTGGTTCATCTCTGGCGCATATCGATCCCAAGAAAAAGGGTCGGGCGATGTGCGAAGTATTCGGCGCCTATGGCTGGAGCGAAGGCCTCAAGCTGATGAAATGGCTGACCGACCATATGCTCGTTCGCGGCATTAACTATTTCGTGCCCCACGCTTTTTCGCAAAAAGAGTTCCCGGATGCCGACTGCCCGCCGCATCTGTATGCACGCGGCGAAAATCCGCAATACCGCTATTATCGCCAGCTCAATGATTATACGAACCGCATCAGCCATTTGCTGAACGGGGGGCGCCATTATGCGACGGCGGCGGTGCTTTACCATGCGGATGCGGAGTGGTCAGGCGCTGAGGCGATGCTGATTCAGAAGCCCATTAAGGCGCTGATGCAGGCGCAAATCGACTGCGATATTATTCCGTTTGATATTCTGGCTTCTGGAGCGTTCGCGGTGAAGGACGGCGAGCTGCTTGTGGCAAAGGAGGAATACCAGTGCCTCATTGTGCCTTATGCGGAAGCGCTGCCGGCAGTACTCATGGAGCAGCTTGCCGAGCTGGCAGAAGCAGGGCTGAAGGTACTGTTTGTAGATGGGCTGCCTGCCCGCACGATTGAGGGCGGCGGCGAAGCGGTGGAGCTTAAGCGCCTGAAAGCGCTGGAGCACGCAGCGATTGTTCCGCTTGCCGAGCTCGCGGCGACGCTTCGCTATGAAGGCATGTACGATATTGAGACGGCGGATGCCGCGCCGTATTTGCGTTATTACCATTATGGGCATCCAGACAGCGATGTATATTTCTTTTTCAACGAGCATCCTTATGAGACGGTGGATACGGATGTCAGCTTCCAGACCTCCGCTCGGATGATGATTTATAACGCCTTTGACAATCAGCTGAGCGAGGCAAGCGTAGAGCAGGCTGACGGCGTGAACCGCCTGAGGGTAAGGCTAAGCGCCTACGAGACTTTAATCGTGCTGTCGGGAGAAGCGCTGCCGCAACTGGCGGTACAGACGCTGCCCGATTGTACAGCATGTGTACCGGTAGAGCTGACTGGCGAATGGACGGTTGCAACCTCCGGTGCGCTGCAATATCCGGTATTTGAAAGCTACGGCAACCTGAGCGAGCTTGAAAATATCAATGCCCCGCACCTGCTGCCGGATTTCACCGGAACGATTCGCTATGAGCTTTCCTTCGATTGGAATGGCGAGGGCGAGCCGTTGTACTTGGATTTGGGTGCCGCGTTTGAGACAGCGGAGGCATCGGTAAATGGCGTGAAGCTGGGTACGGCGATTGCTCCGCCTTATCGCTTTGCAGCTGGCGCGAATGTTCAGCCGGGAACGAACCAGCTTGTCATTGAAGTGACCAATACGCTGGGCAAGCAGCAAAAGGATTTCTTCTCGCGCTTTATGCAGCAGGAGCCAGGCGGTTTAATTGGGCCCGTGCAGCTGCTTGTAAAGTCGAAGGACTAA
- a CDS encoding DUF5597 domain-containing protein → MQQIPHLVSENGTATLYVNGEPYLALGGEIHNSSASNLAYMQEKVWPEVRKLNLNTIIAPVYWELIEPEQGVFDFSLVEGLIEQARAEKICLVLLWFGLWKNGKSSYVPSWVKRDYATYFRAAYADGSPTDTISPLCEAAVTADAAAFQRLMAFLKAFDEGKHTVIMMQVENEIGFLGSDRDYSAAANAVFEAAVPQQVADAYGVQGSWEQAFGTDAGEWFMAYHYALAVERIASAGSEPYPLPMFVNAWLEQYPWRAGTYPSGGPVAKVMKMWKLAAPTLCLYAPDIYLSSFADVCKEYTQDGNPLFIPEARRDVSSAANVFYAMGQHDALGFAPFGIEGFFPEEAASGGPDFSIMMALNIDFSGFIVNGTGPYLAASYKLLGGMLGLIGQNRGTGKMTGFLQQNDGGCILPFSRYDVKLSYKRAAEGTPPAGGLVIELSDDRFIFAGIGFSVELLPKQGERAKVGLIRVEEGAFEQNEWVRGRVLNGDESAYRIAVGDYASALYIEAYKYK, encoded by the coding sequence ATGCAGCAAATCCCTCATTTGGTGAGCGAGAATGGTACAGCCACCTTATACGTAAATGGTGAGCCGTACCTTGCGCTTGGCGGGGAAATACACAATTCCAGCGCTTCAAATCTGGCTTATATGCAGGAGAAGGTGTGGCCGGAAGTTCGCAAGCTGAATTTAAATACAATTATTGCCCCTGTATATTGGGAATTAATCGAGCCAGAGCAGGGAGTGTTTGATTTTTCGCTCGTAGAAGGTTTAATTGAGCAGGCCCGTGCGGAAAAAATTTGCTTAGTGCTGCTTTGGTTCGGCTTATGGAAAAATGGCAAGTCCAGCTACGTGCCGAGCTGGGTGAAACGAGACTATGCGACGTATTTCCGTGCCGCCTATGCCGATGGTTCGCCAACGGACACCATTTCTCCGCTGTGTGAAGCGGCGGTAACGGCTGATGCGGCAGCCTTCCAGCGTTTGATGGCGTTTCTTAAAGCGTTTGATGAGGGAAAGCACACCGTTATTATGATGCAGGTAGAAAACGAAATCGGCTTTCTAGGCAGTGATCGGGATTATTCAGCAGCGGCGAATGCTGTATTTGAAGCGGCAGTGCCTCAGCAGGTAGCTGACGCATATGGCGTACAGGGCAGCTGGGAGCAGGCTTTTGGAACGGATGCAGGCGAATGGTTCATGGCGTACCATTATGCGCTGGCAGTTGAACGAATTGCGAGCGCTGGCAGTGAGCCTTATCCGCTACCGATGTTCGTCAATGCATGGCTGGAGCAATATCCATGGCGTGCAGGCACGTATCCAAGCGGCGGGCCAGTTGCCAAGGTGATGAAAATGTGGAAGCTTGCAGCACCGACCCTATGCCTATATGCTCCTGATATTTATTTGTCCAGCTTTGCGGACGTTTGTAAGGAATACACGCAGGATGGCAACCCGCTGTTCATCCCTGAGGCGCGGCGAGACGTCTCGTCGGCGGCCAATGTGTTTTACGCCATGGGCCAGCATGATGCACTAGGATTTGCACCGTTTGGTATTGAGGGCTTTTTTCCTGAGGAAGCTGCAAGCGGCGGGCCTGATTTCAGCATTATGATGGCGTTGAATATTGATTTTTCCGGGTTTATCGTAAATGGAACAGGCCCGTACCTTGCGGCAAGCTATAAGCTGCTCGGCGGAATGCTGGGGCTGATTGGGCAAAATCGCGGAACGGGAAAAATGACCGGTTTTCTCCAGCAAAACGATGGCGGCTGTATACTCCCCTTCTCGCGCTACGATGTGAAGCTGTCCTACAAACGGGCAGCAGAAGGGACGCCTCCGGCAGGCGGGCTCGTCATTGAGCTGTCCGATGACCGGTTTATTTTCGCCGGGATCGGCTTTTCGGTGGAGCTGCTGCCTAAACAGGGTGAACGCGCGAAGGTCGGCTTGATCCGCGTGGAGGAAGGTGCATTCGAGCAAAATGAGTGGGTGCGGGGCAGAGTGCTGAACGGCGATGAGTCTGCGTATCGCATTGCGGTGGGCGATTACGCCTCTGCTCTTTATATTGAGGCTTACAAATACAAGTAA
- a CDS encoding LacI family DNA-binding transcriptional regulator, whose translation MKMEDIAALAGVSKSAVSLAFSGKPGIGQETRERILQVAKDNGYLPKTRAAQPEAASKSLTFLVLANSGIVLEQYYQQPFFRELIHYIEVRCRAKGYSLLFTSIDVNAFSSDSHALAEDIRSDGVILLGTNLDRGQIASLAESLPAQLVVLDTCFETLPVHFITINNVMGGYQAGEHLCELGHEHIGYLASNVRISNFDDRRKGFMSALEERGLSIDENDIFSVAPTITSFQEELKNQLAAYQAAGRQLPTAFFCECDYIAISAIKTLTELGFRVPEDTSVVGFDNISEARIVSPELTTVHVEKERMAHLAVDLAIEAIEQDHEVKTKIAVDTQFIVRHSSSAPANR comes from the coding sequence GTGAAAATGGAAGACATCGCTGCTCTTGCTGGCGTATCTAAATCAGCTGTTTCGCTTGCCTTCAGCGGCAAGCCGGGCATTGGACAAGAAACCCGCGAGCGTATTTTACAGGTTGCGAAGGACAATGGTTATCTGCCTAAAACGCGTGCCGCCCAGCCGGAAGCCGCCAGCAAATCGCTGACCTTTCTCGTTCTAGCCAACTCTGGCATCGTATTGGAACAATATTATCAACAGCCTTTTTTCCGCGAGCTCATTCATTATATAGAGGTGCGCTGCCGCGCCAAGGGGTATTCGCTGCTGTTTACGTCGATTGACGTCAACGCTTTTTCCAGTGACAGCCATGCCTTGGCGGAGGATATCCGCAGTGATGGCGTCATTTTGCTCGGCACGAACCTTGATAGGGGGCAAATTGCAAGCTTGGCTGAAAGCTTGCCGGCACAGCTCGTTGTGCTCGATACATGCTTTGAAACGCTTCCCGTCCATTTCATTACGATTAACAATGTGATGGGCGGTTATCAGGCGGGCGAGCATCTATGCGAGCTTGGCCATGAGCATATCGGCTATTTGGCCTCCAATGTGCGGATCAGTAATTTTGATGATCGGCGCAAAGGGTTTATGTCCGCTTTAGAGGAGCGGGGACTGTCAATCGACGAGAATGATATTTTCTCCGTAGCCCCGACGATAACCTCATTCCAGGAGGAGCTGAAAAATCAGCTCGCCGCCTATCAAGCTGCCGGACGCCAACTGCCGACCGCCTTCTTCTGCGAATGCGACTATATCGCGATCAGCGCCATCAAGACGCTGACCGAACTTGGGTTCCGCGTTCCCGAGGACACCTCTGTCGTCGGCTTCGACAACATTTCGGAGGCGCGGATTGTTTCACCGGAGCTCACGACCGTTCATGTTGAAAAAGAACGCATGGCCCATCTAGCCGTTGATTTGGCGATTGAAGCCATTGAACAGGACCATGAGGTCAAAACCAAAATTGCCGTCGACACGCAGTTTATCGTCCGCCACTCGTCCAGCGCACCAGCTAATCGATGA
- a CDS encoding DUF5605 domain-containing protein, translated as MIFSEETKIGYIWASPEGRKVLLKHAPELADSPYLSFIKMNTLPRFATSNQALMRSPEWVAEVLGELSGIEYVIEDETEQKAASALDNESNEGSAAQLSAGVTLEAQAEAEGSAKLLAQGEVARWDVYELELHGPAHGNPFTDAAISAVFSQGERSLSAQGFYDGDGIYRVRFMPDAEGEWHYRTSSSVGAMNGITGSFACRSAEAGNNGPVRVADTFHFAYEDGSRYLPVGTTCYAWTHQGQELEEQTLATLAQTPFNKLRMCVFPKAYLFNENEPPLYPFERSADGQWDFTRFDPAYFRHLEQRIAELGRLGIEADLILFHAYDRWGFSEMPKSADDRYLRYITARLAAYRNVWWSLANEYDLMWAKEESDWERFAQIVTDNDPYGHLISIHNCFGFYDYTRSWITHCSVQRVDVYRTAENTDQWRKDWNKPIVIDECAYEGDIDMGWGNISGEEMVRRFWEGAIRGGYVGHGETYLHPEDILWWSKGGKLHGTSPERIAFLRKVLEEGPEQGLNPLRSEWDAPSAGIADTYYLFYYGFNQPRYRNFTMKPGIAYEVEVLDTWNMTVTKQTGTYEGTFRIELPGKPYMAIQMRRANASA; from the coding sequence ATGATTTTTAGCGAAGAAACGAAGATCGGATATATTTGGGCAAGCCCGGAGGGGCGGAAGGTATTGTTGAAGCATGCTCCTGAGCTTGCGGATTCGCCTTATCTTTCTTTTATTAAAATGAATACGCTGCCACGCTTCGCAACCTCAAACCAAGCCTTAATGCGCTCGCCGGAATGGGTAGCAGAGGTGCTGGGCGAGCTCTCTGGCATTGAATATGTAATTGAAGATGAAACGGAGCAGAAGGCTGCTTCTGCTTTAGACAATGAGAGCAATGAAGGTTCAGCAGCACAGCTTTCGGCAGGAGTAACGTTAGAGGCACAGGCTGAAGCTGAGGGATCAGCGAAGCTGCTTGCGCAGGGTGAAGTTGCGCGCTGGGACGTTTATGAGCTGGAGCTGCATGGCCCCGCTCATGGCAACCCTTTCACGGACGCGGCGATCAGCGCCGTGTTCAGCCAAGGAGAGCGAAGCCTCTCCGCCCAAGGCTTCTATGATGGCGACGGCATCTACCGCGTGCGCTTTATGCCCGATGCCGAAGGCGAGTGGCACTATCGCACGAGCAGCAGCGTCGGCGCCATGAACGGCATTACGGGCAGCTTTGCCTGCCGCAGCGCCGAAGCTGGAAACAACGGTCCGGTTCGGGTAGCGGACACGTTTCATTTTGCCTACGAGGACGGCAGCCGTTATTTGCCTGTAGGAACCACCTGCTATGCGTGGACGCATCAGGGGCAGGAGCTGGAGGAGCAGACGCTTGCGACGCTCGCGCAGACGCCTTTCAACAAGCTGCGGATGTGCGTGTTCCCCAAGGCTTACCTCTTTAATGAAAATGAACCGCCGCTTTATCCGTTTGAGCGCTCGGCAGATGGACAATGGGATTTCACGCGCTTTGATCCCGCGTACTTCCGCCATTTGGAGCAGCGGATCGCCGAGTTAGGCAGGCTGGGCATTGAGGCGGACTTGATTTTATTCCATGCCTACGATCGTTGGGGCTTCTCGGAAATGCCGAAGTCGGCGGATGACCGCTACCTGCGCTACATTACAGCACGTCTGGCCGCATACCGCAACGTCTGGTGGTCGCTTGCCAACGAATATGACCTGATGTGGGCGAAGGAGGAGTCGGATTGGGAGCGTTTTGCCCAGATCGTCACGGATAATGACCCTTACGGTCATCTCATCTCCATTCACAATTGCTTCGGCTTTTATGACTATACCCGCTCTTGGATCACCCATTGCAGCGTTCAGCGGGTGGATGTTTACCGGACAGCGGAGAACACCGACCAGTGGCGCAAGGACTGGAACAAGCCGATTGTCATTGACGAATGTGCTTATGAAGGCGACATCGATATGGGCTGGGGCAATATTTCAGGTGAGGAAATGGTGCGCCGCTTCTGGGAAGGTGCGATTCGCGGCGGTTATGTCGGTCATGGGGAGACGTATTTGCACCCCGAGGACATTTTGTGGTGGTCGAAGGGCGGCAAGCTGCATGGCACAAGCCCAGAGCGCATTGCTTTTCTGAGAAAAGTGCTGGAGGAAGGGCCGGAGCAGGGCTTAAATCCATTGCGGTCTGAGTGGGACGCTCCATCGGCTGGCATTGCCGATACGTATTATTTGTTTTATTACGGCTTCAATCAGCCGCGCTACCGGAATTTTACGATGAAGCCGGGCATTGCGTATGAGGTGGAAGTACTGGATACGTGGAACATGACGGTGACCAAGCAGACTGGTACCTATGAAGGAACGTTCCGCATTGAGCTGCCGGGCAAGCCTTACATGGCGATTCAAATGCGGCGCGCCAATGCGTCTGCATAA
- a CDS encoding L-fucose/L-arabinose isomerase family protein — protein MKKLKLGYAPTRRFVFSAEDAFRYKVLIKEKIESFGMDIDIVDLEGLNSEGLLYDDHINADEIAEHFRRENVDAVFFPHCNFGTEDTVARVGKALGKPVLLWGPRDESPLEDGMRLRDTQCGLFASGKVLRRFNVPFTYVTNTRVDDPVFERGFTNFIAAANVVRKFRSLRILQIGPRPASFWTMMCNEGELLERFGIEIHPITLVDIQRASQRIEKGSSSELAQAIDYIKAKLDWSEVTEADVRRIAALKVAMKQYAMQTGSTAIAIQCWSSLQDAMGIMPCLANAILTDEQIPVTCETDIHGAITSVMVQAATMNQHPTFFADLTVRHPENANGELLFHCGNFPVSLSVENKPRLRKHFLFDDHAPGTHEGEIKGGGMTLARFDGDHGEYQLFLGKARGIQGPYTRGSYVWVEVNDWPLWEEKLVKGPYVHHSVGIHANAIPALYEACQYIPGLKPDAVDPTEREIQAWLRGSGL, from the coding sequence GTGAAAAAGTTGAAGCTCGGCTACGCGCCGACAAGACGGTTTGTTTTTAGTGCAGAGGATGCGTTTCGGTATAAGGTGCTCATTAAGGAAAAAATCGAAAGCTTCGGCATGGATATAGACATTGTCGATCTTGAGGGTCTCAACAGCGAGGGGCTGCTCTATGATGATCATATTAATGCAGACGAGATTGCGGAGCATTTTCGGCGTGAAAATGTCGATGCGGTTTTTTTCCCGCATTGCAACTTCGGTACCGAAGACACCGTTGCCCGTGTAGGCAAGGCGCTCGGCAAGCCGGTGCTGCTGTGGGGCCCGCGCGATGAGTCGCCGCTCGAAGACGGCATGCGGCTGCGCGATACGCAGTGCGGATTATTCGCTTCCGGCAAGGTGCTGCGCCGCTTCAACGTTCCATTCACCTATGTCACGAACACAAGGGTCGATGATCCGGTGTTCGAGCGCGGCTTCACGAATTTTATCGCCGCGGCGAATGTCGTTCGTAAATTCCGTTCTTTAAGAATTTTGCAAATCGGGCCGCGCCCGGCTTCCTTTTGGACGATGATGTGCAATGAAGGCGAGCTGCTTGAGCGGTTCGGCATTGAAATTCATCCGATTACGCTAGTCGATATTCAGCGCGCCTCGCAGCGCATTGAGAAAGGCAGCAGCTCTGAGCTGGCGCAAGCGATTGACTACATTAAAGCTAAGCTCGACTGGTCGGAAGTGACGGAAGCCGATGTGCGCCGCATTGCTGCGCTTAAGGTAGCGATGAAGCAATATGCCATGCAGACAGGCAGCACAGCAATTGCGATCCAATGCTGGTCGTCGCTGCAGGATGCGATGGGCATTATGCCATGCCTCGCTAATGCGATCCTCACCGATGAGCAAATTCCAGTTACCTGTGAGACAGATATTCACGGTGCGATTACGTCAGTCATGGTGCAGGCGGCGACGATGAATCAGCATCCAACCTTCTTCGCGGATTTGACCGTACGCCATCCGGAAAACGCCAACGGCGAGCTGCTCTTCCATTGTGGCAACTTCCCGGTCTCCTTGTCTGTTGAGAACAAGCCGCGGCTGCGCAAGCATTTTCTGTTCGACGACCATGCACCGGGTACACATGAAGGTGAAATTAAAGGCGGAGGCATGACGCTGGCCCGCTTCGACGGCGACCACGGCGAATACCAGCTGTTTTTAGGCAAAGCCCGCGGCATTCAAGGACCGTACACACGCGGCTCGTATGTATGGGTTGAGGTCAATGATTGGCCGTTGTGGGAAGAGAAGCTGGTCAAAGGTCCTTATGTTCACCACTCCGTTGGCATTCACGCCAATGCGATTCCGGCGCTGTATGAAGCGTGTCAATATATTCCTGGCTTGAAGCCAGATGCAGTTGATCCGACAGAGCGGGAAATTCAGGCATGGCTGCGCGGCTCGGGCTTGTAA
- a CDS encoding transketolase — protein sequence MSSTELRSKAAQIRMDLLRMIHGAKTGHTGGSLSNTDILTALYYKIMTIDPARPKWQERDRFIASKGHSVESLWCILADRGFFPKEELATFSQFGTRLIGHPNNKVPGIEMNTGALGHGLAISVGMALAAKKDARASRVFCLMGDGEQAEGSVWEAAMAGAHYKLDNLVGIIDRNRLQISGSTEEVMGLEPLEEKWAAFGWHVVSIDGNDIDALVEAFEAAPAIAGKPTLVMANTVKGKGVSFAENVPHWHHHVPSDEELAKALAELEAVISSYTQEGQVQ from the coding sequence TTGAGCAGCACGGAGCTCAGAAGCAAGGCGGCACAAATACGGATGGATTTGCTGCGCATGATCCATGGCGCGAAAACAGGACATACGGGCGGCTCATTGAGCAATACGGATATTTTAACGGCCTTATATTATAAAATTATGACGATTGATCCGGCTCGGCCAAAATGGCAGGAGCGCGACCGCTTTATTGCAAGCAAAGGGCACTCAGTAGAATCATTATGGTGCATATTGGCCGACCGCGGCTTTTTCCCGAAGGAGGAGCTTGCGACGTTCAGCCAGTTTGGAACGAGGCTCATCGGGCATCCGAACAATAAAGTGCCAGGCATTGAGATGAATACGGGGGCGCTTGGGCACGGACTGGCGATATCGGTGGGCATGGCGCTTGCCGCGAAGAAGGATGCGAGGGCGAGCCGCGTATTTTGCTTGATGGGCGACGGCGAGCAAGCTGAGGGCTCCGTTTGGGAAGCGGCGATGGCTGGCGCTCATTACAAGCTCGACAATTTGGTCGGCATTATCGACCGCAACCGGCTGCAAATTAGCGGCTCGACGGAAGAGGTCATGGGACTGGAGCCATTGGAGGAAAAATGGGCGGCCTTCGGCTGGCATGTCGTTTCCATCGATGGCAATGATATCGACGCGCTTGTAGAAGCTTTCGAAGCTGCTCCTGCTATAGCAGGCAAACCGACGCTCGTTATGGCGAATACGGTGAAGGGCAAGGGAGTGTCTTTTGCTGAAAATGTTCCGCATTGGCATCACCATGTGCCTAGTGACGAGGAGCTGGCGAAGGCGCTTGCCGAGCTTGAAGCCGTCATCAGCAGCTACACACAGGAAGGGCAGGTGCAATAA
- a CDS encoding transketolase C-terminal domain-containing protein — protein sequence MANKIPNRQVICETLVTLAQEDKDIMVLASDSRGSAAMAPFANAYPEQFVEVGIAEQNIVGISAGLAHSGKKPFVTSPACFLSMRSIEQIKVDVAYSGTNVKLVGISGGVSYGALGMSHHSVQDIAVARAIPGLAIILPADRHETKRMTEALVQHEGGVYVRIGRNPVEDSYESDDYEFVIGKAVTMREGTDITIIATGETVRIALDAQAELAEAGVSARVLNMHTIKPLDEEAIVCAAQETGGIITVEEHSIHGGLGAAVAEVVVQQHPVPMRILGIPDEPAIAGKTSEVFEHYGISSSNIKAIALGMLGK from the coding sequence ATGGCGAATAAAATACCGAATCGGCAAGTCATTTGCGAGACGCTGGTAACACTGGCGCAGGAGGATAAAGATATTATGGTGCTGGCGAGCGACTCGCGCGGCTCTGCGGCAATGGCGCCTTTCGCGAATGCTTATCCCGAGCAGTTTGTAGAGGTCGGCATCGCGGAGCAAAATATAGTCGGCATCTCGGCAGGCCTTGCCCATAGCGGCAAAAAGCCATTCGTAACGTCACCGGCCTGCTTCCTGAGCATGCGCAGCATTGAGCAAATTAAAGTCGATGTCGCTTATTCCGGCACGAATGTGAAGCTGGTTGGCATTAGCGGCGGCGTCAGCTACGGCGCACTCGGCATGTCGCACCATTCGGTGCAGGATATCGCCGTGGCGCGGGCGATTCCGGGGCTGGCGATTATTTTGCCAGCGGATCGCCATGAGACGAAGCGGATGACCGAAGCACTTGTTCAGCATGAGGGTGGCGTGTACGTCCGTATCGGCCGCAATCCGGTTGAAGACAGCTACGAGTCGGATGACTATGAATTTGTTATCGGCAAGGCCGTGACGATGCGCGAAGGCACGGATATTACGATTATTGCGACGGGAGAAACGGTAAGAATCGCTTTGGATGCGCAGGCGGAGCTGGCGGAAGCGGGCGTGTCGGCACGCGTGCTGAACATGCATACGATTAAGCCGCTTGACGAGGAAGCCATCGTGTGTGCTGCACAGGAAACAGGCGGGATCATTACCGTTGAGGAGCACAGCATTCATGGCGGTCTTGGTGCAGCGGTTGCTGAGGTGGTTGTGCAGCAGCATCCGGTGCCGATGCGGATTTTGGGCATTCCCGATGAGCCGGCAATTGCGGGCAAAACATCAGAAGTGTTTGAGCATTATGGCATTAGCAGCAGCAATATAAAAGCGATTGCTTTAGGCATGCTGGGAAAGTAG